The window TAACCGTGCACAACtaaaaaaagatattataatttatactaTCATACTATTATGTAATTCAACAATCAACATTACGGATGTTGTGGTTACAATTCTTCCTAGCTACTTCATTAGGTTTGAAAAACTTTTTCTAACAACGTAtcaaacgtttttttttttttgcttaaaacgtaatttattttgaaactatcTTCAAATGAATGAATCGATGAAATAATAATGAGAGAAGATGATACAAACATGATCATTAATCTTATCTTACAAGCATCTCATATTTCAGTTCGTTTCTTATCAACcggatattataaattaaatcacACTGCAAACGGGCCTTTTACGCCACACAACCTCTGTATATACCAAACATATATATCTACAAAGAAGAAACACCTAATCCGCAATACACTTGAAAAATGAACTCATTAATGAGCACATTTCTCCTATTACAATGTATATCTACACTAGTCTTCACTGCAATCTCAACACCACCTGATGATCCTATCAAGTGTGTGTCTGGAAACTCCGACTGTACCGTTACAAACTCATATGGAGCCTTTCCAGATAGATCCACGTGTCGAGCCGCAGATGTAGCCTATCCAACCACTGAAGCTGAGCTCATATCTATCGTGGCTGCAGCTACTAAAGCCAGACGGAAAATGCGTGTAACCACTCGATATTCCCATAGCATCACAAAGCTCGTGTGTACCGACGGAACGGAAGGTTTGTTCATAAGCACAAAGTTTCTAAACCACACGGTGCGAGCCGATGGAGAGGCCATGACCCTGACGGTTGAGAGCGGCGTGACACTCAGGCAGTTAATCGCTGAAGCGGCTAAGGTTGGATTGGCGTTGCCGTATGCACCATATTGGTGGGGACTGACCGTGGGTGGTATGATGGGAACCGGTGCTCATGGGAGCTCATTGTGGGGTAAAGGAAGTGCGGTCCATGATCATGTGACCGAGATAAGGATGGTTAGTCCCGGCTCTGTCAATGATGGGTTTGCAAAGGTTAGAGTTTTAAGCAAGACTACAACTCCTAACGAGTTTAATGCCGCTAAGGTTTCTCTTGGTGTTCTTGGTGTTATCTCTCAGGTATGATTCATAAAAACTTTGCTTTCTGTTATTTTTCATGCTATATGTTATGAGAATATCATAGGTCTAACACATTATTTATAATACAATTGTCCCATAAAGGTGACTTTTACATTGCAACCGATGTTTAAGAGATCGATACGGTATGTTATGAAAAATGATTCGGATTTTGGGGATCAAGCTGTGACATTTGGAAAGAAACATGAGTTTGCGGATTTCGTATGGTTGCCAAGCCAAGGCAAAGTAGTGTATCGAATGGACGACCGAGTACCTGTCAACACATCGGGCAACGGTTTGTTTGACCTTTTGCCGTTCCGTTCACAGCTCTCGGCGGCATTAGCCATCATAAGATCATCAGGTTCATCTTTGTTTCTAAAGCTTAGGCTTTCGCGTTTGtatatgataaatttttttataaaattgtcGATAGTAGTTCgctatttattaaatgttataGTACATAACTTAAATTCTTCCTCTTGTGTTGTATTAATTAAGAGGAGACGCAAGAGAGGTTCAGAGATGCGAATGGGAAGTGTGTAGGAGCCACGCTTATTTCATCTACACTGTTTGCTAGTTCATTTGGTTTGACCAACAATGGTAAATAATTATAAGTTTATTCATTTTTAGATACAATATTCACTTTTATTGATTTTACATCGAGCAGTAACTCACTCCTTTCCTATATTGTTGCAATTATTCACCGACATTAGGAATTATATTTACCGGTTATCCCGTCACTGGAAGCCAAAACCGTATGATGTCGTCAGGATCATGCTTAGACAGTCTTCAAGATGGGCTGATCACGGCGTGTCCATGGGATTCACGTATAAAAAGCGAATTCTTTCACCAAACAACTTTCAGTGTTCCACTTACGCAAGTCAAAAGTTTCATCACCGATATTAAATCTCTTGTTAAGATTGAACGTAAATCTCTATGCGGACTTGAGCTATATTACGGTATTCTAATGCGCTATGTCACATCTTCTCCAGCTTATCTTGGGAAAGAAACAGAAGCTTTAGACTTTGACCTAACTTATTACCGAGCCAAAGACCCACTAACACCACGACTTTACGAAGATTTCATCGAGGAGATTGAGCAAATTGCTTTGTTCAAATATAACGCATTGCCACACTGGGGTAAGAACAGAAACTTAGCGTTTGATGGAGTGATTAAAAAGTATAAGAATGCGCCAGCGTTCTTGAAAGTAAAGGAGAGTTATGATCCGACCGGTTTATTCTCGACCGAATGGACCGATCAGATCTTGGGGATCAAAGGAAACGCGACGATTGTAAAAGATGGATGTGCATTGGAGGGTTTGTGTATATGTTCGGAGGATGCTCACTGTGCTCCGACCAAAGGATATTTGTGTCGACCGGGAAAAGTTTACAAAGAAGCTAGAGTTTGTACACGTGTCAGTGGGATAAGTGTGATTCAATCGGTAAGTTATTAATATTCATTGCTTCTAAAATCAGAAAGCATATTTTATGGATGGGTCGATATTTACTATGACGAGTTATTGCTAATGTTGTTGTAACCAAATTATAATAATGTGTgaattattactattttgttaaaaaatagttCTATTAGTTTATACTTTCTAATTctgaaaataatgatttttagtAATTCATAAAATAATGTATACCTTTATACTGACGTGCGCGTACCATGGCGTTCTTATCTTCAACCTCCCATTTGTCTAAATAGTTTTAAGTTtacacataaaataaattaagatgAATGAGATTTAGCTGAGTAAGGTAtatatttagaattaagacaaatttATCAcataaaagatttataaatgtgttttattttattcttttggTGTAATAAGTGGAGTTTTGTTCATTCAATGTATCCGATGTAAAAGCTATATTATTTTCAGCAAAAGATATATATGAATGTTTTATTTGACATCTTTTAACCCTCTATCTAAACAACCATTCGCATAATCTCAAAATGATTTGTGtttctttcaaaataaaataaaattacttgTGTTCACCCTATATTAAAGATACATGGAAAAATCCAACCAATGTgtcgtttataataaaaaccCAACTAGTATGTGGCTGCGTATTATATAGCTTGACATAGTCAAAGAAATCCAGAGTTGCTTTCTTAGATACTACGAGACTCATACGctaattaatgtttttaaaatacaaacaaactATAATTTGTGTATTTTACTGACAGTTGAGTTCTTATATGCTACGGAAACCGTATGATATTTAGTAGTTGAAACTTTCTTGTAGATATATATCGTTGATTAATTTGCCATTAAGTTTTTCAAGTCACCGTTttgaaataaagaaaaagaactgCATAAGCCGACGAGGCGAATATTCTGactaaaatttagaaaacaagGAGAAACAACAAACCATGACTGCTGGCTGCGGCAATGAGACTACCACGATGATAGGATTATGGTTAAGTCTTTCAGACCAattatataaatgaaattaaGGTGACAGTAAAATTTTGATGGATCAGATGGGGTTAGTGGTTACTACCAATCTTAATTACAAGATAGCACGATAGATGCATCTTATCTCAACCTTTTCTACTTTAATAAACCAATATTTTAATTCAAATCGGTTATAAACCGGCTTATACGCCACACAACCTTTATAAATAGCAAACAtgtttacagaaaaaaaatccATTTGCAATACATTTGGTGAGAGTCAGACAAAACTCAATCAAAGCAGATGGTATTTAGTTATTCTCCTTCGTATGGTTTTCCCCAAAACGCTGCGGTTTGGCGTACCCTCCTCGGGTTATTTTGCATATTTACCCTTGTGCTTACGGCAGTCTCAACACCACCTGAAGATCCTGTAAAGTGTGTGTCGGGAAATACAAATTGCACAGTCACAAACTCATATGGAGCCTTCCCCGACCGTTCCAAATGTCGAGCTGCCAGCGTGGCGTACCCAACAACCGAAGATGAACTCGTCGCTATCGTGGCTGCAGCCACTAAAACCGGACGGAAAATGCGGGTAACAACTCGTTATTCGCATAGCATAACTAAGCTCGTTTGTACCGACGGGACCAACGGTTTGTTCATAAGCACGAAGTTTCTAAACCACACGGTGCAGTCAGATGCAAAGGCCATGACTTTGACTGTTGAGAGCGGCGTGACACTTAGGCAGCTAATCGCTGAAGCCGCTAAGGTTGGATTGGCGTTGCCTTATGCACCATATTGGTGGGGACTGACCGTGGGTGGTATGATGGGAACCGGTGCTCACGGGAGCTCATTGTGGGGTAAAGGAAGTGCGGTCCATGATTATGTGACCGAGATCAGAATGGTTAGTCCTGGCTCGGTCAGTGATGGGTTTGCAAAGGTTAGAGTTTTAAGCGAGACTACGACTCCTAACGAGTTTAACGCGGCCAAGGTTTCTCTCGGTGTTCTTGGGGTTGTCTCTCAGGTTAGATTgattatttttgtgttttactACAAAAGGCAATATTATAGTTCTATGTCAATTTAATTACAACTTTTTGGCTGTGgtctatacttttttttttaaaggtgaCTTTTAAATTGCAACCAATGTTTAAGAGATCTTTAACATATACAATGAGAAATGATTCGGATTTCGGGGAACAAGCGGTGACTTTTGGAAAGAAACACGAGTTTGCCGATTTCTTGTGGTTACCAAGCCAAGGCAAAGTCGTGTATCGGAGGGATGACCGAGTTGCTGTCAACACGTCAGGCAATGGTTTGTATGATTTCTTGCCATTCCGTTCGCAACTCTCTGTGGCTATAGCCATCATAAGATCATCAGGTACGACTTTACATAACTTTCTGAACTATTTTGTGCTAAGTGTTTGCATTTcaatagtaaaaataaagatacaATCTTGTTCATCACGTGTTTTACCAAACAGAAGAAACCATGATCTAATCTCAAATTTCACATTTCTActcaatatgttttattttcataaattccTTTTAAAAATTTCAAGTATGAAAACTTAGTTAACCAAAAAACAAACGACTTCTGAACCAAAATTTTCCATATATCAACGGCTTTTAAACGGTAGTTGATCCAAAACTGAGGAGAGACATACGTAATCAGGTAATTCTTGAAATAGTattgtataaaattataactCTTGGATCCAAAACCGAtactgaaatataatatatagcATAATTGAAGTATGGTTGCCAAGAGATTATCAAATGACCCACGATTCCAATATTTTTCTCCTTATAATATCATTTCTCTCATTGGATACAAAATGAAAAACGTAACTTTAATCTGTTTTCTTGTATGCTTCAAGAGGAGACGCAAGAGAGGTTCAGAGATGCGAATGGGAAGTGTATAGGAGCCACATTAATTTCATCTACACTGTTTGGTACCTCATACGGTTTGACCAACAATGGTATTTAATTTCGTTTTTACTTATCTACTGTTCATCGATTTCAAATACAACCTTTACTTACTCTTACCTCGGTGTTTCAAACATTAACCCTTTTTAGGTGTTATATTCACTGGTTACCCGGTCATTGGAAGCCAAAACCGTATGATGTCGTCAGGATCATGTCTAGATAGCCTTCAAGATGGATTAATCACGGCGTGTGCGTGGGATTCCCGTATAAATGGCGAATTTTTCCATCAAACAACTTTTAGTGTTGCTCTCACTCAagtcaaaagttttattaacgACATCAAATCTCTTATCAAAATTGAACCGAAGTCTCTATGCGGCCTTGAGCTCCACTATGGTATTTTGATGCGTTATGTCACATCTTCTCCAGCTTATCTCGGGAAAGAGACGGAAGCCCTAGATTTTGACATAACATATTACCGAGCCAAAGACCCACTAGCACCACGACTCTACGAGGATTTCATCGAGGAAATCGAGCAAATAGCATTGTTCAAGTATAACGCATTGCCACATTGGGGTAAAAACAGAAACTTGGCGTTTGATGGCGTGATTAAAAAGTATAAGAATGTTCCCGCATTCTTGAAAGTAAAAGAGAGCTATGATCCAACCGGTCTATTCTCGACCGAATGGACCGATCAGATCTTAGGTATCAAAGGAAACGCGACGATTGTAAAAAATGGATGTGCATTGGAGGGTTTGTGTATATGTTCGGAGGATGCTCATTGTGCTCCGACGAAAGGATACTTGTGTCGACCGGGAAAAGTTTACAAAGAGGCTAGGGTCTGTACACGTGTCAGTGGCATAAATGAGGCACTGTCAGTAAGTTAATTATCTACATCGCCTCTTATATCAGGAAGCCGTCGTCGTTATACATTGCTTATgttgtaataatattataaataataaatggCCTACtgtaataaaaagttaaaattttgtGAGGCATTATAGCCTGATTAATAATTAAACTGGATTGACTTATATGAATTACAAGAGTTATTCATATGCTTCTACGATAAATTACAGTTCTTATATGTATATCGTCTGAAAATATGTTACAATCAAATACATATAGGGTTTCAATCGGCGGTGGGaaggaaaataatatatctGGTTGTCGCGATCCGGTGCGATATAGCGGATTCATGCTGGATCCATTTTTGAAAACAATCCATCGGTTAAAAAAGGAATCCGATTTAATTAGTTATGAACTGGATCGAGGTATACGTAGCCCATGATCATAAGACTAATTTATCAATTAGTCAGAGAAGAGGGGTTTGCCTAAATGTTAGAGATTCATTGACCAtgtagtttattaaaatttagtctCATTGACTTTGTCTAAATCTTTTGAGTATGAAGACAACGGCGTGAGACTTTGTGAGGGACGTGGATGACATGGCATTCTTATTGATAATAAAGTGAACTGGATCTTATTCACGCGTTTATAGAATAATTAAAGAGAAAATTAGCTCAATAcactaaaaaaaatagaatactaGGGAAAATAGTAATGATGGGGAGAAGAAAATTGCAGGAAAATAAAGTATGAAATGCAAATATGGTAGATGTTGTGTatagggagtacaaattctcaTAATTAAAATAGGCATATAGCTAAACTTAGGGGACAAGCTTAGAAACCCTAACCCCATACACCACAATACTGACTGTAAAGGCCTACACCAGTATATGCTGAGTAGCAAGCTATGGACAGCATatccatatacatatatatatagatacaaAGCTAGCTATGTCGACCAATACTTTTTTCTATCTCACATATAaaagtaatctttttttttttatcaaataaaagtGATCTTATAACTTATATATAGGGCAAAATCCAACTGACTTTATTTGTTTATAGTAAAACCCATCTAATGTTCCAGCAATTTTAGCCGCGTATCACTCATATGACATCACAACCACGATATTTTACAACGACGTCTTTAATTTTCCTTTCCACTTGCTCATCTTGGTtcatgttctgttttttttttaagttagaACAAAGACTTTCCCGTCtgtacatttatatttttttatattaaccaaaaacaaaaaagaccCATCTATTGTGTGTTTCATAAAAGAGTGGTATTGTCAAGGCTTTCAAGAGTTGAATTCTTGGCTGCTACgaaatttatgttataattaattactaGTGGAACTTGTCGTGAACATACGGTTGATTGAGTATTCACGTCTACCTTTAGTTTTCGATTTTTAATAATAAGGTGTTATCGACTATCGTTTTTAGTTGCATAAGACGACGTGGCAAAGATAACTAACTATTCAACTATATATGCACGACAAATTACATACGCAAGCCAATATTTCCATGAGAACTTTACGAAGAACATTAACTACTAATTATACTAAGCAGAAATAAAATGATTTGATGTTTTAGTCATATTTGATAAGAGATGGACTCGTCGATTTTTTTTctgatataacatatataacgCACCTTTCAATTAACGGCTTATGTTTAGGGGACAAAACGTATTATTTGCTAGCGGATAAAAGTAGAGGGAATAAAAACTGATAAAATTTTAAGGGTTATATGGATTAGTGGATACATACGCTGAAGGATTTTCCATTAACATTTCTTTTCCGGAAAGCAATAAACGGTGCCGAGGCCTATGGGGGTAAGACCATGTGATATAACTTTATTAACTTGACAGTCCCCTACTAATGGATCGAATATGTTTGAAGTTTCTACACAACATCTAGCATGAAGTATCTCCTCTCAGCCTTTTTTATGacttaacaaaaatattatatttaaatcgCACTGAGCCAGCCTTTTACACCACACCACCTCTATATATTAGACCAAAAGCACCATTCGCAATACATCTAaaaaatttcaacaaaaaaCATGGCATTTCGTTTTTTTCCTTCGTATTGGCGGATCGTCCTGGggttatgttgtatgtttacactTGTGCATACGGCACTCTCAACACCTCCGGAAGATCCTGTGAGATGTGTCTCAGGAAACACGGATTGTAGCGTCACAAACTCATACGGAGTCTTCCCAGACCGGTCCACATGTCGAGCCGCCAACGTTGCGTACCCAACAACCGAAGCCGAGCTTGTCTCTATCGTGGCAGCAGCCACAAAAGCCAGACGCAAAATGCGTGTGACCACTCGATATTCGCATAGCATTCCTAAGCTTGCGTGCACGGACGGAACCGACGGTTTGTTCATAAGCACAAAGTTTCTAAACCACACGGTGCAAGCCGATGTAGGGGCCATGACCCTGACAGTTGAGAGCGGTGTGACACTTAGGCAGTTGATAACTGAAGCGGCTAAGGTTGGATTGGCGTTGCCTTATGCACCATATTGGTGGGGACTGACCGTGGGTGGTATGTTGGGAACCGGTGCTCACGGGAGCTCATTGTGGGGTAAAGGAAGTGCGGTCCATGATTATGTTACCGAGATCAAGATTGTTAGTCCTGGCTCGGTCAATGATGGATTTGCAAAGGTTAGAGTATTAAGTGAGAGTACAACTCCTGTGGAGTTTAACGCGGCAAAGGTTTCTCTTGGTGTTCTTGGTGTTATCTCCCAGGTTAGATCatctatatttacttttttcggtttaaataaaaaccaaaattatacTCTTTAACTATAAATGTTTCATTTATTAAAGGTGACTTTTGGTTTACAACCAATGTTCAAAAGATCGTTAAAATATGTTATGAAAAACGATTTGGATTTCGATGATCAAGTCCTCACATTGGGAGAAAAACATGAGTTCGCGGATTTCGTATGGTTACCAAGCCAAGGTAAAGTTGTGTATCGAATGGATGACCGAGTAGCAGTCAACACGCCGGGCAACGGTTTGTATGATTTCTTGCCGTTCCGTTCCCAACCCTCTGCGGCATTAGCCATCATAAGATCATCAGGTTCCTagctatcttttttttttacatcagtTCCTAGATATCCTTATTTCTAAGGCTATAACAGGTAACTCATTTTAGGAATGTATAGAATAAAAGGAATTGAAACTAATGGAATAAAAATGGAATGAAATCGTGATAATTTAAGGAAGTAAAGGAATGAAATATGTAATTgtgttttaattatattttaattatatcatTCCTTACattccttttctttttatttatcatgAATGATTTTAACATGATTCACAGTTTTTTCATTTATCCCACCGAAATGTATGTAATCCAAATGTTTTGTTTTACCAATTAACAGgtattttttttggaatacGTATGAATAACTAATTTTGCGTGAtttcattcataaaaaaaatcatttacagCCTAAAGTTTTTGTGAGAAAAAGGTTTGAATTTATGTGGAGGTAAAATATAAAGGTACATATGCGAACAATTTATGAACCAATATTTGAAGATGTAATCAGGTGGTTACTGAATTAGATTTCTATTAACTTATAACTTCAACCATGTCCTGGATAAGAAAATTTAACTGTTGGATGATAGACGTATTTAAACGTGACAACTTGACATCTATTGGTTAGAAAATAGATTAAATCTTTTTGTCAAAGggaaaaaatgatattttacttTACTGACGATTccatcaaatattattttagaaatttcatCTCTCGCtatctttttctctctttttcttagAACATCTCTGACTTTCCTTTTAATCAtaagatatatgttttgtttcatTTCATTCTTATTGTACAATAATTTAGAGGAGAAGCAAGAGATATTCCGAGATGCGACTGGGAAGTGTACGGAAGCCACACTAATTTCATCTACACTGTTTAGTAGCTCCTACGGTTTGACAAACAATGGTAAAAACTAACTTTTcgttttattatacattttggTTGACTTCATATACGAAATTTATTCACTCCCatgtttatgttaaaaaaaaaattcaatggcGTTGTTTAGGTATTGCATTCACCGGCTATCCGGTCATTGGAAGCCAAAACCGTATGATGACGTCAGGATCATGTCTAGATAGCCTTCAGGATGGGTTAACCACGGCGTGTGCGTGGGATTCACGTATAAAAGGCGAATTTTATCATCAAACATGTTTCAGTATTCCTCTCACGCAAGTCAAAAGTTTCATCACCGACATAAAATCTcttatcaagatcgatcagaaATCTCTATGTGGACTTGAACTTTATAATGGTATTCTAATGCGTTATGTCACGGCCTCTCCAGCTTATCTTGGGAAAGATACGGAAGCCATTGACTTTGACCTTACGTATTACCGAGCCAAGGATCCTTTAACACCGCGACTATACGAGGATTTTATAGAAGAAATCGAGCAAATTGCGTTGTTCAAGTATAATGCATTGCCACATTGGGGTAAGAACAGAAACGTAGCATTTGATGGAGTGATTAAAAAGTACAAAAACGCATCAGCGTTCTTGAAAGTGAAGGAGAGTTATGATCCGGACGGTTTATTCTCGAGCGAATGGACGGATCAAATCCTAGGGATCAAAGGGAACGCGACGATTGTAAAAGATGGATGTGCACTGGAGGGATTGTGTATATGCTCGGAGGATGCTCATTGTGCTCCGACCAAAGGCTATATGTGCCGACCGGGAAAAGTTTACAAGGAGGCTAGGGTATGTACACGTGTCCGTGACATAAACGCATAAGTGTACTGGTTCAACAAGTAAGTTATAAACAAAAATCTTCttgcacaaaagaaaaaatcttCAAAGATTCTTACATCAGAAAGTCCCATTTGTCGTTATGAATGGGTTGATATATTTATCCACTATGATTTATGACAAGTTGCTTCATGCATGTTGATGTAATAACTACAGTAAtgcaattaaaaaatttattttaataacttCGTTGTTGGTCGCTACGAATAACAATAAGTGTTTACACGCTCTTGCGTTAATTTAATAGTTAGCGTTAAAAAAATAGTGAACTAAAAAGTACTCTGCGAATATGTGTGATGTTGTCCGAAAGGTTAAAGTCAAAGCTCCGTGTCTTGTAAGTTTTTGAGAAGCTTGTCGTATTCGTCCAGTCTTTGTCCCCAATCGTTCTTGATCGTTAACGCCTTCACGTTAAGGTAATCAAGACCGCTATCTCCGGTGGACTTACTCGCCGAGGATGATGACAGCTCCACGcttcttatcttcttcttcttcattctaTCGGCTTTGGATTTGTTCCGCTGAGCCGTCGCTCTCTGAATCGCCCAAAGCACGTCTGATCCCGTAATCTCCCTCTCCTTTGGGATCGGTTTACTAGGGTTCGAATCGGCGGACCGGAGGATGATTTGTTGGCCTAATCCACCGACGGATTCGGATGTTTGCGATTTCGTCGGGATGTTACAGAGTCGAAGGTGGATTCCGTCGTAATTACGCGGCGGAGGCTGTGAATAGCCGACGGAGATTGATGCGGTTATCCCCCTGAAAAATTGAACCGGCATCGGTACCGGTTTCACGGTCCACATTGCGTCTCCGTCCTTTATGTGGTGGTGGGAGAGTCTAGCCCACATATACAACTAATCAGTAGCTTGTTGGGTTTCACCAACAAAGCCCATTAATATATTGGCCCAGTCGATTACACGCATTAATTATTGGATATTTTTAGAAAAGATACACGTAGAACATTTTAGACGATGATTCGTCTAATACATATTTTAGGTAACGGCTTGAATAAAAAGATACACTTACTAGATATGACATATGACACTTTGTCACGTGACTTCACCACTAAAGTTATGTCACGTGAACCGGATACTTGTGAATCGAGTCACCCCACGGGTTGCCCACCAGTGTCTCGCTCGCCGAAATCGTTCTCAACGCTCTCCACACAATACTATTGCATTTAAAACCCGACCCGAACGCCAACTGCCAAACCCGATCTCCACGCTTGACCCGACACTTAGCCTCTATGTAAGCCAGCTCGTACCACAGAGACGAGCTGGAAGTGTTTCCAAACCGGTGCAACGTCATCCGAGACGGCTCGAGATCAACTTCACTGAGGCCAAGTCCTTTTTCAACCGCGTCAAGTAACGCTCTACCACCAGCGTGGATACAGAAATGCTCGAAACATAGTTTAAAATTCGGAACATATGGACTGCTCTTTAACCTAAAAAGCCTACTCTTTACAATAGAGATAATAAACCGGAGCTTTTCAGATAAAGGCAGAACAAGTGGACCAAGTGCGGTTAGATTCGTCTTTAACGTGTCACCAGCAACAATGGTTAGTTCTCTAGATAGTGATACTCCAACGATACCTTTGTCGTCTTCTTTTTGGTCTGCACAAGTGTAATGTTTGTCGCTAGCGCCTTTGTGGGTCCTAACGAGTTGAGTTAACTCGTACTTAGACCGAACTCTGTCTTGGCTCCGGTTTGAGAGCAA is drawn from Brassica rapa cultivar Chiifu-401-42 chromosome A05, CAAS_Brap_v3.01, whole genome shotgun sequence and contains these coding sequences:
- the LOC103866437 gene encoding L-gulonolactone oxidase 2 is translated as MVFSYSPSYGFPQNAAVWRTLLGLFCIFTLVLTAVSTPPEDPVKCVSGNTNCTVTNSYGAFPDRSKCRAASVAYPTTEDELVAIVAAATKTGRKMRVTTRYSHSITKLVCTDGTNGLFISTKFLNHTVQSDAKAMTLTVESGVTLRQLIAEAAKVGLALPYAPYWWGLTVGGMMGTGAHGSSLWGKGSAVHDYVTEIRMVSPGSVSDGFAKVRVLSETTTPNEFNAAKVSLGVLGVVSQVTFKLQPMFKRSLTYTMRNDSDFGEQAVTFGKKHEFADFLWLPSQGKVVYRRDDRVAVNTSGNGLYDFLPFRSQLSVAIAIIRSSEETQERFRDANGKCIGATLISSTLFGTSYGLTNNGVIFTGYPVIGSQNRMMSSGSCLDSLQDGLITACAWDSRINGEFFHQTTFSVALTQVKSFINDIKSLIKIEPKSLCGLELHYGILMRYVTSSPAYLGKETEALDFDITYYRAKDPLAPRLYEDFIEEIEQIALFKYNALPHWGKNRNLAFDGVIKKYKNVPAFLKVKESYDPTGLFSTEWTDQILGIKGNATIVKNGCALEGLCICSEDAHCAPTKGYLCRPGKVYKEARVCTRVSGINEALSVS
- the LOC103866436 gene encoding probable L-gulonolactone oxidase 6, giving the protein MNSLMSTFLLLQCISTLVFTAISTPPDDPIKCVSGNSDCTVTNSYGAFPDRSTCRAADVAYPTTEAELISIVAAATKARRKMRVTTRYSHSITKLVCTDGTEGLFISTKFLNHTVRADGEAMTLTVESGVTLRQLIAEAAKVGLALPYAPYWWGLTVGGMMGTGAHGSSLWGKGSAVHDHVTEIRMVSPGSVNDGFAKVRVLSKTTTPNEFNAAKVSLGVLGVISQVTFTLQPMFKRSIRYVMKNDSDFGDQAVTFGKKHEFADFVWLPSQGKVVYRMDDRVPVNTSGNGLFDLLPFRSQLSAALAIIRSSEETQERFRDANGKCVGATLISSTLFASSFGLTNNGIIFTGYPVTGSQNRMMSSGSCLDSLQDGLITACPWDSRIKSEFFHQTTFSVPLTQVKSFITDIKSLVKIERKSLCGLELYYGILMRYVTSSPAYLGKETEALDFDLTYYRAKDPLTPRLYEDFIEEIEQIALFKYNALPHWGKNRNLAFDGVIKKYKNAPAFLKVKESYDPTGLFSTEWTDQILGIKGNATIVKDGCALEGLCICSEDAHCAPTKGYLCRPGKVYKEARVCTRVSGISVIQSVSY
- the LOC103866438 gene encoding uncharacterized protein LOC103866438; the encoded protein is MWARLSHHHIKDGDAMWTVKPVPMPVQFFRGITASISVGYSQPPPRNYDGIHLRLCNIPTKSQTSESVGGLGQQIILRSADSNPSKPIPKEREITGSDVLWAIQRATAQRNKSKADRMKKKKIRSVELSSSSASKSTGDSGLDYLNVKALTIKNDWGQRLDEYDKLLKNLQDTEL
- the LOC103866439 gene encoding L-gulonolactone oxidase 5 gives rise to the protein MAFRFFPSYWRIVLGLCCMFTLVHTALSTPPEDPVRCVSGNTDCSVTNSYGVFPDRSTCRAANVAYPTTEAELVSIVAAATKARRKMRVTTRYSHSIPKLACTDGTDGLFISTKFLNHTVQADVGAMTLTVESGVTLRQLITEAAKVGLALPYAPYWWGLTVGGMLGTGAHGSSLWGKGSAVHDYVTEIKIVSPGSVNDGFAKVRVLSESTTPVEFNAAKVSLGVLGVISQVTFGLQPMFKRSLKYVMKNDLDFDDQVLTLGEKHEFADFVWLPSQGKVVYRMDDRVAVNTPGNGLYDFLPFRSQPSAALAIIRSSEEKQEIFRDATGKCTEATLISSTLFSSSYGLTNNGIAFTGYPVIGSQNRMMTSGSCLDSLQDGLTTACAWDSRIKGEFYHQTCFSIPLTQVKSFITDIKSLIKIDQKSLCGLELYNGILMRYVTASPAYLGKDTEAIDFDLTYYRAKDPLTPRLYEDFIEEIEQIALFKYNALPHWGKNRNVAFDGVIKKYKNASAFLKVKESYDPDGLFSSEWTDQILGIKGNATIVKDGCALEGLCICSEDAHCAPTKGYMCRPGKVYKEARVCTRVRDINA